The Acinetobacter defluvii genome includes a region encoding these proteins:
- a CDS encoding RyR domain-containing protein — translation MKTIAIAMMCHAINAAYCQSMGDDSQPTWDDTPESHKQSLIAGVEMHLANPDATPEQSHESWYKVKEAEGWKYGEVKDMEKKEHPCFLPYEELPDEQKAKDYLFRTTVHLVKHLPDPEDYLALSAEVVNLRQKVEHQKNVAINTATITPTNVVQKSAGVSIQYIGNKSLYTDHLYESALTFEQGQVRSIPSDLATKFLKHPEFTRYEGEPESISGESTEQGLDDDTSSILNRSKEKQQEEIDKENKILDEIETIGKMTKAGLVQYALEKYEQKLSPQKNLDELKESVTQMIHQYGVV, via the coding sequence ATGAAAACGATTGCAATAGCGATGATGTGTCATGCAATTAATGCTGCATATTGCCAATCAATGGGTGATGATAGTCAACCTACTTGGGATGACACACCAGAATCACATAAACAAAGTTTGATTGCTGGCGTTGAAATGCATTTGGCAAATCCTGATGCCACACCTGAACAGTCTCATGAGTCTTGGTATAAGGTCAAAGAAGCTGAGGGCTGGAAGTATGGTGAAGTAAAAGATATGGAGAAAAAAGAACATCCATGTTTTTTACCTTATGAAGAATTACCAGATGAACAAAAGGCAAAGGATTATTTATTCCGTACAACGGTGCATTTGGTTAAGCACTTGCCTGATCCTGAAGATTACTTGGCATTGAGTGCGGAAGTTGTGAATCTACGCCAAAAGGTTGAGCATCAAAAGAATGTCGCAATTAATACAGCGACAATAACCCCAACCAATGTTGTTCAAAAATCTGCTGGTGTATCAATTCAGTATATTGGGAATAAATCTCTATATACCGACCACTTATACGAATCAGCTTTAACCTTTGAACAAGGTCAAGTGCGATCAATTCCAAGTGATTTGGCAACCAAGTTTTTAAAACATCCTGAGTTTACTCGTTATGAGGGTGAGCCTGAATCCATTTCTGGTGAATCTACTGAGCAAGGCTTAGATGATGATACGTCAAGTATTCTCAATCGCTCTAAAGAAAAACAGCAAGAAGAAATTGATAAAGAAAATAAAATTCTTGATGAAATTGAAACGATTGGAAAAATGACAAAGGCTGGCTTGGTTCAATATGCTTTAGAAAAGTATGAGCAGAAACTTAGCCCACAAAAAAATCTTGATGAATTAAAAGAGTCAGTTACTCAAATGATTCATCAATACGGGGTTGTGTAA
- a CDS encoding phage capsid family protein, translated as MTTKTNASYGDKTNLVTQAVGLFATHMNRNSTLNLLAGKMPKGEAGAEATLRKQTTSHMPIVRVQDLGKGRGDEVTFHLLNPVGAYPIMGSAYAEGRGVGMSLNEDRLRVNQARFPVDLGNVMSQIRSPADLRKLGRPVAQNLMDRYCDQSLLVHMAGARGSHNNIEWVIPKDNHKNFNEIMVNRVKAPTKNRHYVVDGSGVQGVKSNAGDFDIATTDLFTMDSVDSMKTVLDQIALPPPICKFEGDVAAEDSPLRVWLVSPAQYNKFAAQPGFRSFQSSAFARASQAKQHPLFLGDVGLWNGFIIRKMPRPIRFYAGDTIKYCASYDSEAESDLIVPSSFGSNFAVDRSIILGGQAIAEAMAASDKSGVPFFWSEKDLDHGDKWELLIGAIRGTSKIRFAVDTGERTEFTDYGVTVVDTAVPIIGANQ; from the coding sequence ATGACTACTAAAACTAACGCAAGTTATGGCGATAAGACCAATTTAGTTACCCAAGCGGTAGGTCTGTTCGCTACACACATGAATCGTAACAGCACCTTAAACCTATTGGCTGGGAAAATGCCTAAGGGCGAAGCAGGTGCGGAAGCGACTCTCCGTAAACAAACCACATCCCATATGCCTATTGTTCGTGTTCAGGACTTAGGAAAAGGGCGTGGTGATGAAGTGACATTCCACTTACTAAATCCAGTCGGTGCATATCCAATTATGGGTAGTGCGTATGCTGAAGGTCGTGGTGTGGGGATGTCTTTGAATGAAGATCGCCTACGTGTGAACCAAGCTCGTTTCCCTGTTGATTTGGGTAACGTGATGTCACAGATTCGTAGCCCAGCTGATTTACGCAAACTTGGTCGTCCAGTCGCTCAGAACTTGATGGATCGCTATTGTGATCAGTCATTACTGGTGCATATGGCTGGTGCACGTGGTTCTCATAACAACATTGAATGGGTTATTCCTAAAGATAATCATAAAAACTTCAATGAAATCATGGTGAACCGTGTTAAAGCACCAACTAAAAACCGTCACTATGTTGTTGATGGTTCTGGTGTGCAGGGCGTTAAAAGCAATGCAGGTGATTTTGATATTGCAACAACTGATCTATTTACAATGGATTCAGTTGATTCAATGAAAACTGTTCTGGATCAAATTGCTTTACCACCACCTATTTGTAAGTTTGAAGGTGATGTTGCTGCGGAAGATTCACCATTACGTGTATGGCTTGTATCGCCAGCACAGTACAATAAATTTGCTGCTCAACCAGGTTTCCGTTCTTTCCAATCATCTGCATTTGCACGAGCAAGTCAGGCAAAACAACATCCGCTTTTCTTAGGTGATGTAGGTTTATGGAACGGATTTATTATCCGAAAAATGCCACGTCCAATTCGTTTCTATGCAGGTGACACAATTAAATATTGTGCTTCGTATGACAGTGAAGCTGAATCAGATTTAATCGTACCATCAAGTTTTGGTAGCAATTTCGCTGTTGACCGTTCAATTATTTTGGGTGGACAAGCAATTGCGGAAGCAATGGCTGCAAGTGATAAGTCTGGCGTACCTTTCTTCTGGTCTGAAAAAGACCTTGATCATGGTGATAAATGGGAATTATTGATCGGTGCCATTCGTGGTACATCAAAAATCCGTTTCGCTGTTGATACTGGTGAACGTACAGAATTTACCGACTATGGTGTAACTGTTGTCGATACCGCTGTGCCAATCATTGGTGCTAATCAGTAA
- a CDS encoding portal protein yields MFTQEDTATSEQISDDDTLSLEELTEIMHEIEEQPHWRHIADKEMDYADGNQLDTDLLNRMQQIGIPPAVEDRISPALLSIMGYELQTRTDWRVKANGETGGDDVADALNYKLNQAERLSKADKACSDAFRPQISCGLGWVEVKREQDPFKYPYRCVVVHRNEIHWDMKSTEPDLSDARWLRRTRWVHPKRLMSAFPEHKELIQTVGRYGGSWWQQPDVLDGGASTGLQNAWLDARSWTISENYWYNPTSKEINVTEVWYRRWVRVPVLKFSDGRIVEYDINNMAHDLAIYQGVARVEQATISKLRRSYWLGPHLLHDSPSPYSHHYFPYVPFFGFREDNTGIPYGFVRGMKYSQDSINSGISKLRWGMSVTRVERTKGAVAMTDEQLRRQVARPDADIVLDAAHMARSGARFDVKRDYELSQQHFQLISDNRAAIEQVSNITSGFQGKKGNATSGKQEQLQIEQSNQTLMKMMDNFREGRTLMGEMLLSMIVEDMGNQQQTIIIEGDAVREDRTVVINKPEVDEHGYPYVSNDVQRTRLKVVLDDVPSTSTFREQQLNALSEIVKSLPQEVQVAVLPYVMALTDIPFKKDIIESIRQATQAPTPEQVEQQIKEAVDRALADAGIDLKRRELELKERKAVSEIKEIDARSVQIGVQAAYSAMQGGSQVAMMPQIAPIADEIMKGAGYQRPNPGGDDPNFPTADQTAARDVRSPYLEGEGAQLGSEGLAEVQQNTSPMNPPVPQQGSTGMQGIETPRTNDNMPPVRQE; encoded by the coding sequence ATGTTTACTCAAGAAGATACAGCTACAAGTGAGCAGATTAGCGATGATGATACGCTCAGTCTGGAAGAATTGACGGAGATCATGCACGAAATAGAGGAACAACCTCATTGGCGTCACATCGCAGATAAAGAGATGGATTATGCAGATGGCAATCAATTAGATACAGATTTGCTTAATCGTATGCAACAGATTGGTATTCCACCAGCAGTAGAGGACAGAATTAGTCCAGCTTTATTGTCGATTATGGGTTATGAGCTACAGACTCGTACTGATTGGCGTGTAAAAGCCAATGGTGAAACTGGTGGTGATGATGTTGCTGATGCCTTGAACTATAAATTAAATCAAGCTGAACGATTATCTAAAGCTGATAAGGCATGTAGTGATGCTTTCCGTCCTCAAATTTCATGTGGTTTAGGATGGGTTGAAGTAAAACGTGAGCAAGATCCATTTAAATATCCTTATCGTTGTGTTGTAGTTCATCGTAATGAAATTCATTGGGATATGAAGTCTACTGAACCAGACTTATCTGATGCACGCTGGTTACGTCGTACACGCTGGGTTCATCCTAAACGATTGATGAGTGCTTTCCCTGAACATAAGGAGCTAATCCAAACAGTTGGTCGATATGGTGGTTCATGGTGGCAACAACCTGATGTATTGGATGGTGGAGCAAGCACAGGCTTACAAAATGCTTGGCTTGATGCACGTTCATGGACAATAAGTGAAAACTATTGGTATAACCCAACCTCAAAAGAGATAAACGTTACTGAGGTTTGGTACCGTCGTTGGGTGCGTGTACCAGTTTTAAAGTTCAGTGATGGTCGTATCGTTGAGTATGACATCAATAACATGGCTCATGATTTGGCAATCTATCAAGGTGTTGCACGTGTAGAGCAGGCCACCATATCAAAGTTACGTCGCTCATATTGGCTTGGACCACACCTTTTACATGACAGTCCTTCACCATATTCACACCATTATTTTCCTTATGTACCGTTTTTTGGGTTCCGTGAAGATAATACTGGCATACCGTATGGTTTTGTTCGTGGCATGAAGTATAGTCAAGACAGCATTAACTCTGGTATCTCAAAACTACGTTGGGGTATGAGTGTTACACGTGTTGAACGTACCAAAGGTGCAGTGGCTATGACAGACGAACAATTACGTCGTCAAGTTGCACGTCCTGATGCTGATATTGTATTAGATGCAGCACACATGGCTAGATCTGGTGCAAGATTCGATGTTAAACGTGACTATGAGTTATCACAGCAACATTTCCAACTGATCAGTGATAATCGTGCTGCCATTGAGCAAGTCAGCAACATTACTTCGGGGTTCCAAGGTAAAAAGGGTAATGCGACTTCTGGCAAGCAAGAGCAGTTACAGATCGAGCAGTCAAACCAGACCTTAATGAAGATGATGGATAATTTCCGTGAGGGACGTACCCTTATGGGAGAAATGCTATTATCAATGATCGTTGAGGATATGGGAAATCAGCAACAGACCATCATTATTGAAGGTGATGCGGTGCGTGAAGATCGTACAGTTGTTATCAATAAACCTGAGGTTGATGAACATGGTTATCCTTATGTGAGTAATGATGTTCAACGTACACGCTTGAAAGTTGTACTTGATGATGTTCCAAGTACCAGCACATTCCGAGAACAACAGCTTAATGCCTTGTCTGAGATTGTTAAATCCTTACCTCAAGAGGTTCAAGTTGCAGTATTGCCTTACGTGATGGCATTGACTGACATTCCGTTCAAGAAAGATATTATTGAATCTATTCGCCAAGCTACGCAGGCACCGACACCAGAACAAGTTGAACAACAAATCAAAGAAGCGGTTGATAGAGCACTTGCCGATGCTGGTATTGATCTAAAACGTCGTGAACTTGAACTTAAAGAACGTAAAGCAGTAAGTGAAATTAAGGAAATTGATGCACGTTCAGTACAAATTGGTGTACAAGCTGCATATTCAGCAATGCAAGGAGGTTCACAGGTAGCAATGATGCCACAGATTGCACCTATTGCTGACGAGATTATGAAAGGTGCAGGTTATCAGCGTCCTAATCCTGGTGGTGATGATCCTAATTTTCCAACCGCAGATCAGACTGCAGCACGTGATGTACGCTCACCATATTTAGAAGGTGAAGGGGCACAGTTAGGAAGTGAGGGGCTGGCAGAGGTGCAACAGAATACAAGTCCAATGAACCCACCAGTACCACAGCAAGGTTCCACTGGAATGCAAGGGATTGAGACTCCACGAACCAATGACAACATGCCCCCTGTAAGGCAAGAGTAA
- a CDS encoding terminase — translation MIYNTNLQPLPTNAEELERCLADPVWRIFSGCLYKIKIKGDDFVNEFGQVEEAPTFELPFQPNDAQKKFLNRLWYRNIILKARQLGFTTLICVLWLDHALFNANQNCGIIAQDLPTVYNIFKDKIKFAYDNLPPEIRERFPLKTCNKSEMEFEHNGSTIRVATSFRSGTIHRLHISEFGKICATDPAKDDEVITGSIPTVPTNGVLVIESTAEGRSGSFYPMVQTAQSNYAARKKLGLKDYRFHFYAWWQEPKYRIDSSTIRISPEDHEYFDEIQEKVKQFMGLDCYIDPDQRAWCVITRDNDLKGDQSKMWQEYPSFPDEAFQVAKDGNYYAKDMLALRKRGGICQVEVLDLPVNTFWDIGNSDGCFIWYHQMINQQDRFINCYEAHGENLQHYVAELTSHGYVFGTHYLPHDAAHQRLGDFNKSTLEQLQDLLPGHEFVIVPRITLLNTGIQLTRKCMKNYWFDEKRCKLGIERIEGYQKKFSQSEKRFIDAPNKANGCSEGADALRQHAQAKESGLLGDYVYTASLNGMNQGTTHQNPHGYVEAPPTDWRL, via the coding sequence TTGATTTATAACACTAACTTACAGCCACTACCGACCAATGCCGAGGAGCTTGAACGCTGCTTGGCAGACCCTGTTTGGCGTATTTTTAGTGGCTGTTTATATAAGATCAAAATTAAAGGTGATGACTTTGTAAATGAGTTCGGGCAAGTGGAAGAAGCCCCAACATTTGAATTACCGTTCCAGCCTAATGATGCACAGAAGAAATTCTTAAATCGGTTGTGGTACCGCAATATTATTTTAAAAGCGCGTCAGTTGGGTTTTACTACGCTGATTTGTGTTCTATGGCTTGATCATGCGCTTTTTAATGCTAACCAAAACTGCGGTATTATCGCTCAAGATTTACCAACCGTTTATAATATATTTAAAGATAAGATTAAATTTGCGTACGATAATTTACCGCCTGAGATACGTGAACGTTTCCCACTTAAAACATGCAATAAATCAGAGATGGAGTTTGAGCACAATGGTTCAACCATTCGTGTAGCCACTTCATTTCGTTCAGGTACTATTCACAGATTACATATTTCTGAGTTTGGTAAAATCTGTGCTACTGATCCAGCCAAAGATGATGAAGTAATCACAGGTTCCATACCTACTGTGCCGACCAATGGTGTACTTGTTATTGAATCTACTGCTGAAGGTCGTAGTGGTTCATTCTATCCAATGGTGCAAACAGCACAGTCGAATTATGCTGCACGTAAAAAATTAGGTCTCAAGGATTATAGATTTCACTTCTATGCTTGGTGGCAGGAACCTAAATACAGAATTGATTCTTCAACCATTAGAATTTCACCTGAAGATCATGAATATTTTGATGAGATACAAGAAAAAGTTAAGCAATTTATGGGGTTGGATTGTTACATTGATCCAGATCAACGTGCTTGGTGTGTCATAACTCGTGATAATGATCTTAAAGGTGATCAGTCAAAGATGTGGCAAGAATATCCATCATTCCCAGATGAAGCTTTTCAGGTCGCCAAAGACGGCAATTATTATGCAAAGGATATGCTTGCGCTACGAAAGCGTGGTGGTATATGCCAGGTTGAAGTTCTTGATTTACCCGTAAATACATTTTGGGACATTGGAAATAGTGACGGTTGTTTTATTTGGTATCACCAAATGATTAACCAACAAGATCGTTTTATTAATTGTTATGAAGCACATGGTGAAAATCTTCAACATTATGTAGCTGAACTTACCAGTCATGGTTATGTATTTGGTACGCATTATTTACCTCATGATGCAGCACATCAACGCTTAGGTGATTTTAATAAATCCACATTAGAACAATTACAGGATTTGTTACCTGGTCATGAATTTGTGATTGTTCCTCGCATTACCCTGTTAAACACAGGCATTCAATTAACACGCAAATGTATGAAAAATTATTGGTTTGATGAAAAACGCTGCAAGTTAGGTATTGAAAGAATTGAAGGTTATCAGAAGAAGTTTTCTCAAAGTGAGAAACGTTTTATTGATGCGCCAAATAAAGCAAATGGCTGTAGTGAAGGTGCTGATGCATTAAGGCAACATGCTCAAGCTAAAGAATCAGGTTTGCTTGGTGATTACGTCTATACGGCTAGTCTTAATGGTATGAATCAAGGTACAACACATCAAAATCCACATGGTTATGTCGAAGCACCTCCGACAGATTGGCGTTTATAA
- a CDS encoding DUF1064 domain-containing protein: protein MTNYLSQSQIKRLVHQRDNKPKQPKYGNHKVVVDGEKVADSQHEYRRLNDLKVLQRAGEIKDLQTQVRYNLIPAQVICNKKERGTDYIADFVYWTKDDQLICEDAKGHKTADYIIKRKLMKLIHNIDVVEV from the coding sequence ATGACAAATTATTTATCACAATCTCAAATTAAAAGACTGGTCCATCAACGTGACAACAAGCCTAAACAGCCAAAGTATGGGAATCATAAAGTTGTCGTTGATGGTGAAAAAGTTGCTGATTCACAGCATGAATATCGTCGTTTAAATGATTTAAAGGTCTTACAACGTGCAGGTGAGATCAAAGATTTACAGACTCAGGTTCGATACAACTTGATACCAGCACAGGTGATTTGTAATAAAAAAGAGCGTGGTACGGATTACATCGCAGATTTTGTGTATTGGACCAAGGATGATCAGTTGATTTGTGAAGATGCCAAAGGTCATAAAACTGCGGATTACATCATCAAACGTAAGCTGATGAAGTTGATTCACAATATTGATGTGGTTGAAGTTTAA